The nucleotide window TTGCAAGCCAGCCTGAATGCTTTTGATAAAGGGTTGATTGAAATAGAAGAAGACCAGAAGCGGAATTTAGCAATTATCCGTATTGATGATGCTGTTTTGCCCAGAGCTAATCTAGATAGGGCAACGAGCTGGGTCTCTCAAGTGATTCACCCGATGGCTATTCATAATCGCACTGATGCCATGCGTATACTTGTTATTAAAGGGCGGATGCAAGAGTTTTATTATCGCTATGAGACCTGGGTCGACTATGTTAGTCGCAAGCTGCCACCCAGACTGGATCTCCACCAGCTTGCCAGTCGCCTCAACGAGCTTGAGAAGGGGCGCGGTCGATGGAAGTTTAATGGAGTCAGTGAGATAATAGCCAGGCTCAATTTAAACGGGCACAATATGAGTGAAATTGGCGAAGTACGCTTTATCAAAGAATTGCGTGAGAGCTTAGACCATGACAGTATCTGATACTAGCGGTCATAAAAAACCTAAGACTCTGAGTGCCAAAATTGCCTGGCTGACTAAGCGTCTCTTTAAACGCGGTATGTTTGAAGAAAATATCGATTTTTATGGTTTGCTCTATGCCCAGTCCAAAGTCACATTAGAAGGTGTCGAAGCTCTCGAAGCCTGGCTTGCTACTGGGGCTTCGGAGCGTTGCCAGATTGTGCGCGACCTGGAGCATCAGGCCGACGAACAAAAAATTGATTTGCAAAAAAAACTTGTGGATTCGTTTGTTACGCCAATGGACAGAGAAGACCTCTATGACCTATCGGTGCGTCTGGATGAAGTTATAAATGCCGCCAAAAATGCCGCCCGCGAGGTAGAAGCACTTAATTTTTGTCCGCGCGATGATCGTCTCGGGCAGATGGCGCAAACATTGACCGAAGGCACACGCTGTTTGCACAATGCTTTTTATAATTTGAGTATCAATCTCAATGAGGCTGCTGAGCAAGCAAAGCTTGCCCGCAAATCTGAGACCAGGTTTGAAAAAATCTACAGGCAAGGTATGCGTGAGCTCTTTGAACTCAACGACTTTAAAACGATACTGCGCACTGTCGAAGTCTACCGGGCCATGATCAATACTGCCCATTGTATTGATATAGTGGCCGAAAAATTGCACCATACCATCGTCAAAATAAGCTAAATGGAATATTTTGCGCTGGCTATAATCATTATGCTTGGTTGCATCTTTTCTTATACCAATGGCTTTCAGGACGGCAGCTCAGTGTCTGCGGGTCCTATTGCATCGCGCTCTCTGACACCGGCGCAGGCTGTGTTATTAACTGCTTTGTTTGAATATCTGGGAGCCTTATTGGGCGGCTCCGGTGTTGCTAACTCTATTTCTGGTATCACCAGTTATCCCCGGGGATTTTCTTTTATGCCAGTGCTGGCGGTGGCACTAGTTGCCGCTATAAGCTGGAACTTTTTTACGCGGCTCATAAGAGTGCCATCAAGCTCTACCCACGCTCTTGTCGGTGGTCTGATTGGTGCCCTCTATGGCATCACTGGTGATTTTAAGTATGTGATTTTGGGTGATTGGGGTTACATGATCCATGCTACTGGTGTGGTCAAAGTATTAATCACTCTCTTTATGTCGCCTCTTATTGGCTTTTTTGCTGGCTGGTTTTGTCTCAAGCTTTTGATTTTGCTGCTAAGTGGTGCTACTGCTCGCATGCACAAAGTATTGCGCCGTCTGCAGTGGCTCGTTGTGCCAATACTGGCTTTTGGTCACGGTGCCAATGACACTCAAAAGGTGATGGGACTGCTAGTACTTGCTCTGGCTTGCAGTCCTGATAGTAGTTATGCCACGACTTGTTTTACTGCTGGTAGCATTACTAGTATTCCTCTCTGGGTGAGACTACTGGTTGGCTTTGCCATGGTATCGGGAGTGGTGGCAATGGCGCCGGGCATTGTCAAACGTGTTGGCTCTGGTATTTATAAGCAAAGAGGATTGCACTCTTTTGTCTCAGAGTTAGCCTCGGCAATAGTGGTCGGTGTTGGCTCAGCTACTGGCGGACCGGTATCGGCCTCCCAGGTCATTGCCTCGACTGTAATGGGTGTTGGCTATGCTGCTCGGCGCAAAGGGGTGCACTGGCTTGTCGCTAGAGAAATGTTTATGGCCTGGTTTTTGACAATACCTTGCTCTGGTTTGCTTGCCTACACGCTCTTGTCAATATTTAGAGCGCTCTGGCCCTTTTAAGGTAGAGCCTGCGGCATCAAAAATATCGTTTTTTAGAGTCTAGCGATTTTGAGGCATCTCGCCCGGATAAATCCACGGGGCCTCATATTGACTGGCCGCATGAGTAGGATGGAATAGCCAGCTATTTGAGGTGGCTGCCAGAAGTCCGACAATAATGGCAAGCCAGGCGCGGCTGGGCTGCACTTCATTCATGCTTTGCTCCTCTGACTTGATGTTTGTTACTACTTTTATGCCCGGTTAGATTAGAGCTAAACCCTATTGTCAAGCGGCCGTGGGCACTCCATTTTGCTAAACGCATAGGCTATAGTTGTGCTGTCCCGGCTACTTTTGCGATGGGACCTACTCGCCTAGTAAAGCGTGTAACTTTTTTGCTCAGGAGAAATTGAATGAGATTTGTCACTCGGAAACCAGCTGTTAAAACAGCACTTAGCCTGGCTATGCTTTCGACTATTTTGCTAAGCGGCAATCAGTCTGCGTTTGCGCAGCTTGGTGGTATTGATTTAAGTCAAATTCCACAGATGCTTGATATAGATACAAGGCGCACAGCCCTCGAAAAAGCAGTCAATGATGGTCTGGCCAGTGGTCGCCTGACAGCCACCGATGCTGCCAGTCTGCAAAAGGATCTGTTGACTATCAAGGCTAATGAAGAAGCCTTTAAACAATCCGGCAAATTTAGCATCTGGCAAAAGACCCGTATGTCTCTCCAGCTCGATGTTATATCTGGTAACCTCGACAGAGCCATGGGTACACGTCAGACTGCTAATCTCACCGATTTGCCCGGACGCCAAGCCGAGCTCAGTGCTCGCATCGCGGCAGCTCTCAAAAGCAGCAGCCTGAGCAGCCTGGAAGCAAACGATTTAAATACACAGCTCGATCTAATCAAGAACAAAGAAGCATCATTTAAGACTGCTGGCACATTGACTAGCTCTCAAACACTTGAGGTAGCTCTCGATCTCGACAAACTGTCGAGCCGTCTAGAGAGTCTACTTAGAGCTCATAACGGCTCCGATGTTAACTTTGCCACTCGTCGTACCGAGTTGCAAAACCGTCTCAGTGACCTTGTCACCACCGGCCGCATCACATCTACCGATGCTACTGCCATGACCCAAGAAATCGAGCGCATCGCCAATCGTGAAGCGACAATGAAACTGGGCGGACGCACTCTCACCACAGAAGACAATCTGTCACTGGCTCTTGATCTTGAGCGAGTCAACTCCAGGCTCGAGCGCTATACATCAGGTATTGCCAATACAAGCGGTATGCCTGGTATTGACGCCATGCAAACCGAACTAGACAAAAAAATCAGCGATGCAAATCTGGCTGGCAAGCTTACTTCTCAGCAAAATGCCGACTTGAGACAGGACTTTGAGCGCATCAATCAAATTGAACGCAATTACAAAGCTGATGGTACTTTGACCGATAGCGAAACTTTGACACTGTCTAGTGAATTAGAAAGCCTCAACAAGCGTATCGATAGCACACTAGCTGGCAACACACCGGCTACAACTAATAGTCTCGCTGCCAAACAAGACGACTTGCTCAAAAAGCTTGAGTCTGCCAAGACAGCTAATCGTATTACTGCCACTCAATACAACGACTTGCGTGTGCGCCTGGACCAGGCTGCAGCCAGAGAGAGACTGTACCGCGCTGATGGTGTCCTCACTGATGTTGAGACCCTCAGTCTGGCTAATGATCTCGATGGTGTTAGTGCTCAGTTGACTAGCTCGATGTCGGCACTGCCCGATATCAATAGTCTTAAGACAGCATTGCAAAAGTCGTATCCAGGAAGGTCTTGGCTCCGGTCGCCTTTCGGCCAATGCTGAGAGCGATTTGCGTGCTGATTTAGCTCGTGTCGCTCAATTAGAGTCCGCATTTAAAAGCGGTGGTCGTCCGTTAACAGATGATCAAGTGACTGCACTGGCTAATGAATACAAATCTATCAATGGACGACTGGATAAGACCATGACTCCTTTGCCAGCCGTTGCCGACAAACGTGCAGCTCTTGAGCAAAGAGTTAGTCAGGGTGAAGCCTCAGGCGTACTCAGTGCGACACAGTCTGCCGATATGAAGCGCGAACTAGGACGTATTGCCTCTGTCGAGTCAAACTTTAGAGCCTCTGACAATGGGCTGTCTGACTGGGAAGCTATGACTATCAACCGCGATCTAGATAGATTGGATAGCGATCTCTCTCGTTTGCTCACAGCTGCTCCCGCTCCCACCGCCAGTGGTGCGGCCGCGCCGTTTGATACCAAAGGTCACTGGGCCGAATCTTATGTCGGTCAATTGACTCAGCGTTCGATTATTGGCGGCTTCCCTGATGGTAGCTTTAAGCCAGATGACGGTATTACCCGCGCTCAGTTTGCCGCCATCGCCGTTAAGGCTCTCAATCTGCCTCAGGCCAATGGTCCAGCCGCGTTTAAGGATGTGGCTGCCAATTACTGGGGCGCTAAGGCCATCGCAGCTGTCAGTCAAGCTGGTCTGGTGACTGGTTTTCCTGATGGCACATTTAAGCCCGAGGACAAGATTACCCGTGCTCAAGCACTGGTCATCCTGGCCAAAGCATTGCCTGCTGGTATTGCCGATGTCTCTATCCTCAATAGCTACCAGGATGGTTCTCAGGTCCCAGCCTGGGCTGCTCCAAGCGTAGCTAAAGCGGCTAAAGCTCGTATCCTGGTGAGTTATCCAGATCCAAGCGCGATCAGACCAAATACCAATGCCACAAGAGCTGACGTGGCTGCTCTGACCTATCAGACTTTGATCAATCTTGGTCAAAAGCTGCCTCAAATAAGAGTTGGTCTGGAATAAGTGCAAGGCTAGTCAGATTGCCTGGTAGTCAATACTCAGCTGATTAGAGAAAGCCAAATGAATGAGAGGAGCATCGGAGTAATCTGGTGCTCCTCTGATTTCATTTGGTGTTTATTTAGCCTTCATCTCGTACCAATTTTTTGTACTGTTTACGATTTTGACGACGGATAACATCACCGGTACTTCAATTAGCACGCCTACAACAGTGGCCAGGGCTGCTCCACTATCAAAGCCAAAGAGACTGATAGCAGTAGCCACGGCCAATTCAAAAAAGTTGCTAGCACCAATTAGTGCAGAGGGACAGGCAATTGAATGCGGTACTTTAAAGAAGCGATTAAGCAAATAGGCGAATGTGGAATTGAAATAGACCTGGATCAAAATCGGCACAGCTAACATGGCGATAATAAGGGGCTGTTTGATAATTGCCTGACCTTGAAAGCCAAATAAGAGAATCAACGTCAATAATAGTGAAAGCAGCGATAGCGGGTGTAATTTAGCTAGCAGTCTTTCTAAAGACTCCTGTCCAGTGTTGAGAATTGTTTTGCGCCAGAGTTGTGACAAAATGACCGGCACGACAATATACAGCGCTACTGAGATTAGCAAGGTGTCCCAGGGCACTCGAATTGATGATAGCCCCAACAAAAGTCCAACAATTGGTGCAAAGGCAAATACCATGATCAGGTCGTTTATTGCGACCTGACTGAGGGTGAAGTAGGGATCGCCTTTAGTCAACTGACTCCAGACAAAGACCATGGCAGTGCATGGAGCTGCAGCAAGTATTACTAAACCAGCGATGTAGCTATCGACTTGGTCCTGTGGCAGATAAGGAGCAAAGAAGTGGCGTATAAAAATAATTGCCAGTAATGTCATCGAAAATGGTTTGACGGCCCAGTTTATAAAAACTGTTACTGCCATGCCTTTCCAGTGCTGTCTGACCTGTGAGATTGCACCAAAGTCAATTTTTAAAAGCATCGGAATAATCATTATCCAGATTAGCAAGCCCACTGGAATGTTGACTCTGGCTACTTCCATACTGCCGAGAATTTTAAATTGAGCTGGAAAAATTTGACCTGCTACCACACCAACGGCGATACACAAAAATACCCAGACAGTTAGCCATCGCTCAAAAAAACCGATAGCTTTTGCGTCTTCGTTTGCACTGCTCATTTACGTGACCTGGGTCTGATTTGCCAGCGCATCTAATGCGATGAGCAGTGCGATTACTTTAGTTTTGATTTCTTCTCTGGTTTTGCGTACTTCATTTATCGACTGACCTTTAGGATCCGGTAAGGGCCAATCCTGACGCTCAAGTCCTGGCACGTAGGGGCAGTTTTCGCCACATCCCATTGTCACTAATAGCCTGGCGCCCGCTGCTAGTTCTTGAGTTAACAGCTGCGGTTTGGCTCGACTTAAATCGATATTTTCTTCTAGCATGGCTGCTACCACCACATCGTGGACCTGATTGGCTGGCTCTGTGCCCGCTGATATTGCTCGCGCTTTATGCGGGTCGGCAAACTGATTTAAAAATGCCGCCGCCATTTGCGAGCGTCCAGCATTGTGGACACAGGCAAAAATGACTAAATCGGTTTGCTTACTCACTTAGAACAGCTCTTTTTGTCGATGCTCACTGCTATGGACGATACTTGAGTGTCTGCATCAGGGGCACAGCAAGCCGAGTTTGCTTGACCAGGCAGGTCAACGTCCTCACCATAAGTGGTGGCGGAGTCAGTGGTGTAAAAACTCTCCCAGGCGATGCCCTGCGGATCATGCACCCATGCTTTATCTGATTTTGCATAGCAGCATGTGGTTTGTTCTTGCTCCAAAAGTGGCTTTTGTGCTTGCTTTAGCCTGAGTGATATTTGTTTGAGCTCTTCTCCATCATCTACCTGGATGCCCAGATGATCCAGTCCTGGCTCGCGACCACGAGTTGAGATGGCAAAATTGATGCGGGGATCGTCGAGCATCCATTTGGCATAGTCAGACTTGACCACGGTGGGAGCACAATCAAAAAACGTTGAGTAAAACTCGATTGATTCGTTTAAATCCTTAACTGCCACGTGGGCGTGAAATCTCTTCACTAGCATTTACCTCCATTGTCGGCACAGCAGTTTTCCAGTAGATAACTGATTAACTCCTGCATTTGTTCGTAGTTTGCTGCATAAATGATCGAGCGACTGGCTCGTCTGTTTGTAATCAACCCAGCTGTGGTCAATTCTTTGAGATGAAATGACATTGTGGCTGGTGGCATGGCAAAGTGTTCGCTGAGTGCGCCAGCGGCCATGCCGGTTGCACCCTTGCGTACCAGCAGGCGAAAAATCTCGAGTCGTGTTTCTTGTGCCAGCGCTGATAAGGCGCCGACTGCCTGTGTCGTTTTCATATTTCCAATATAGTCGAAATATGGAATCGTGTCAAATGGATTTTGATGTCTGGTTTTGCTTCTCTTAAGAGTGTGGGTCGCGAGACTTACCCTTTGCTCAGGTTTTATCCTGATTGCACTTTTCCCGCTCAGATTATGGATAACACAGCGGTCTTCAGTAAGCCTCATGCGCCGCTACTGATGATTCATGGTCAAAAGGACCATGTAATCAGTTTTGCTAATGCAAAAAGCTTGTTTGAAGTGGCCCGTGAGCCCAAAGAGATGCTTGTCTTAGAGCAGGGGCGTCATGTCAGTTTTGGCAATAAAGGCGAATGGTCTTGCGCCATCAAGAATTTTATTGCCAAATACAAACTCTAAGGCTGGCTCTAAGTTTTTGGTCGCCCAGTCAACGCATAAAGTGCGTCATCGACAAATACTTTTTTAAAGTCCAGTTGATAGGCGTGGTTTAAGACGATGTCCATCATTTCAGTTAGCTTTTGTGCTGGTACGCCGTCTTTGTGCACCAGTCTTTTGATATCGAGAATTGTTTCGTCTTCTATGTTTTCGCGGGCTGCTATGTAAGCCAAAACTTTGTTGTCGTCTTCCAGCACTACAACCAGACCGTTATGACCAAAGTAATTACCCTCGATATTGCGCAGGTCATTGTCTTTGCCTTCTAGCTCAAAAACCTGCTCAAGAGGCTTATAAGAGTCCTCTGTCAGTGCTCTTATTTCCTTTTCGTCCTGTCTATTTGCGATTCGCGTTTGCATAATTTATTCCAAAAAAAATGGCCGGGGTTACCGGCCATTTTTTGATTTTGTTTACTTGATCAAGAAGGACACGAGTAGCAGCGCCACGATGTTCAAAATTTTGATCATCGGGTTGATGGCTGGACCAGCAGTGTCCTTGTAAGGATCGCCTACGGTATCGCCAGTCACAGCAGCTTTGTGAGCATCGGAGCCCTTGCCGCCATGGTTGCCTTCTTCGATGTACTTCTTAGCGTTATCCCAAGCACCGCCACCGGATGTCATCGAGATAGCGACAAATAGACCGGTAACGATCGAACCTACGAGCACTCCACCAAGAATTTTGGCAGCAGCGTACTCGCCTGGCAGAGCGTGATTTAGCCAGAAGGCGCCGAGCATAGCGATGATCACGGGTGTGAGCACTGGGATCAAAGCTGGCACAACCATCTTCTTGAGAGCAGCA belongs to Candidatus Obscuribacter sp. and includes:
- a CDS encoding DUF47 family protein gives rise to the protein MTVSDTSGHKKPKTLSAKIAWLTKRLFKRGMFEENIDFYGLLYAQSKVTLEGVEALEAWLATGASERCQIVRDLEHQADEQKIDLQKKLVDSFVTPMDREDLYDLSVRLDEVINAAKNAAREVEALNFCPRDDRLGQMAQTLTEGTRCLHNAFYNLSINLNEAAEQAKLARKSETRFEKIYRQGMRELFELNDFKTILRTVEVYRAMINTAHCIDIVAEKLHHTIVKIS
- a CDS encoding inorganic phosphate transporter, whose translation is MSAGPIASRSLTPAQAVLLTALFEYLGALLGGSGVANSISGITSYPRGFSFMPVLAVALVAAISWNFFTRLIRVPSSSTHALVGGLIGALYGITGDFKYVILGDWGYMIHATGVVKVLITLFMSPLIGFFAGWFCLKLLILLLSGATARMHKVLRRLQWLVVPILAFGHGANDTQKVMGLLVLALACSPDSSYATTCFTAGSITSIPLWVRLLVGFAMVSGVVAMAPGIVKRVGSGIYKQRGLHSFVSELASAIVVGVGSATGGPVSASQVIASTVMGVGYAARRKGVHWLVAREMFMAWFLTIPCSGLLAYTLLSIFRALWPF
- a CDS encoding S-layer homology domain-containing protein, with amino-acid sequence MRADLARVAQLESAFKSGGRPLTDDQVTALANEYKSINGRLDKTMTPLPAVADKRAALEQRVSQGEASGVLSATQSADMKRELGRIASVESNFRASDNGLSDWEAMTINRDLDRLDSDLSRLLTAAPAPTASGAAAPFDTKGHWAESYVGQLTQRSIIGGFPDGSFKPDDGITRAQFAAIAVKALNLPQANGPAAFKDVAANYWGAKAIAAVSQAGLVTGFPDGTFKPEDKITRAQALVILAKALPAGIADVSILNSYQDGSQVPAWAAPSVAKAAKARILVSYPDPSAIRPNTNATRADVAALTYQTLINLGQKLPQIRVGLE
- the arsB gene encoding ACR3 family arsenite efflux transporter; translated protein: MSSANEDAKAIGFFERWLTVWVFLCIAVGVVAGQIFPAQFKILGSMEVARVNIPVGLLIWIMIIPMLLKIDFGAISQVRQHWKGMAVTVFINWAVKPFSMTLLAIIFIRHFFAPYLPQDQVDSYIAGLVILAAAPCTAMVFVWSQLTKGDPYFTLSQVAINDLIMVFAFAPIVGLLLGLSSIRVPWDTLLISVALYIVVPVILSQLWRKTILNTGQESLERLLAKLHPLSLLSLLLTLILLFGFQGQAIIKQPLIIAMLAVPILIQVYFNSTFAYLLNRFFKVPHSIACPSALIGASNFFELAVATAISLFGFDSGAALATVVGVLIEVPVMLSVVKIVNSTKNWYEMKAK
- a CDS encoding arsenate reductase ArsC, translating into MAAAFLNQFADPHKARAISAGTEPANQVHDVVVAAMLEENIDLSRAKPQLLTQELAAGARLLVTMGCGENCPYVPGLERQDWPLPDPKGQSINEVRKTREEIKTKVIALLIALDALANQTQVT
- a CDS encoding glyoxalase/bleomycin resistance/dioxygenase family protein — its product is MKRFHAHVAVKDLNESIEFYSTFFDCAPTVVKSDYAKWMLDDPRINFAISTRGREPGLDHLGIQVDDGEELKQISLRLKQAQKPLLEQEQTTCCYAKSDKAWVHDPQGIAWESFYTTDSATTYGEDVDLPGQANSACCAPDADTQVSSIAVSIDKKSCSK
- a CDS encoding helix-turn-helix transcriptional regulator: MKTTQAVGALSALAQETRLEIFRLLVRKGATGMAAGALSEHFAMPPATMSFHLKELTTAGLITNRRASRSIIYAANYEQMQELISYLLENCCADNGGKC
- a CDS encoding alpha/beta hydrolase, producing the protein MSGFASLKSVGRETYPLLRFYPDCTFPAQIMDNTAVFSKPHAPLLMIHGQKDHVISFANAKSLFEVAREPKEMLVLEQGRHVSFGNKGEWSCAIKNFIAKYKL